From a region of the Coffea arabica cultivar ET-39 chromosome 3e, Coffea Arabica ET-39 HiFi, whole genome shotgun sequence genome:
- the LOC113736374 gene encoding DNA repair protein RAD50 isoform X5 produces the protein MQELENDIQHLDNNIHNTEVTLKDLRKLQERIATKTAERSILFKEQERQYAALTEENEDTDEELMEWKSKFEERIAILETKISKLNREMNDTETKISYLKETMDDYVRETSKLQTEAEVHQNLKNDRELKIKRLFERNNLGVVPNSPFSDEVALNLINRVQSRLKDLDNDLDDKKKSNERELEAAFGQYMHANDCWKDVDAQKQAKLEIKRGILKRIEEQENERDSFERQISNVNLSHMDEREKNMRIEMERKTKHLAEREFESSIQKKQSEIHSLEPKIKALNREKDIMVADSEDRVKLSIRKAELENLKKKLKKIMDEHKDKIRGVLKGRVPADKDLKQEIAKVQRASQAEFDDLNSKAREAEKEVNLLQLKIQEVNINLSKLHKDMDSRRRFIESKLHSLDQQSVSIDSYPKALDSSKEKRDVQKSKYNIADGMRQMFDPFERVARAHHICPCCERPFSAEEEDEFVKKQRVKAASSAEHMKLLAVESSDTDSQFQQLDKLRMVYEEYTKIGQESIPLAEKSLSELNEDLDRKNQALDDILGVLAQVKSEKGSVDALIQPVETADRLFQEIQTLQEQVDDLEDKLDFRGQGGKTMEDIQRELDSLQQTKDSLHNDVEKLREEQRYTEMDISSIQMRWHSLREEKLRATNTLNELRKVEEELDRLAEQKNQAELDEKHLAEAASQLEKEKEAFLRHHNVLKAKLNCEYEEQAKLKANYQQEAVKLLEITDEIKKYHALKKGERLKEVQEKHSQSESQFRSFEARKEEISVELNKIKDLMRNQDNVRRGIEDNLNYRKIKAEVDGLAREIELLEEEILKVGGASAVEAELAKLSKEREGLLSELNRCRGTMSVYRSNISTNQIDLKQAQYKDIDKRYFDQLIQLKTTEMANKDLDRYYNALDKALMRFHTMKMEEINKIVRELWQQTYRGQDIDYISIHSDSEGGGTRSYSYKVLMQTGDAELEMRGRCSAGQKVLASLIIRLALAETFCLNCGILALDEPTTNLDAPNSESLAAALLRIMEDRKGQENFQLIVITHDERFAQLIGQRQHAEKYYRISKDDHQHSIIEAQEIFD, from the exons ATGCAGGAGTTGGAAAATGATATTCAGCATCTGGATAATAATATCCATAATACTGAAGTAACATTGAAGGACCTAAGGAAGTTGCAGGAACGAATAGCCACAAAAACTGCTGAAAGAAGCATTTTGTTCAAGGAACAGGAGAGACAGTATGCAGCTCTTACCGAAGAGAATGAGG ACACTGATGAAGAACTGATGGAATGGAAAAGCAAGTTtgaggaaaggattgcaatctTGGAGACCAAAATTAGCAAGTTAAATAGGGAAATGAATGACACAGAGACCAAGATTTCTTATCTTAAGGAGACAATGGATGACTATGTACGAGAGACTAGCAAGCTGCAAACTGAGGCTGAA gTGCATCAAAACTTGAAGAATGATAGAGAACTGAAAATCAAGAGGCTTTTTGAAAGGAATAATCTTGGAGTTGTCCCTAACAGCCCATTTTCTGATGAAGTAGCTTTGAACCTCATAAACCGAGTGCAGTCGAGGTTAAAGGACCTGGACAATGATTTAGATGATAAAAAG AAATCAAACGAGAGAGAACTTGAAGCGGCGTTCGGTCAATACATGCATGCAAATGACTGTTGGAAGGATGTTGATGCTCAAAAACAGGCTAAATTGGAGATTAAG CGTGGCATTTTGAAGCGCATTGAAGAGCAGGAGAATGAGCGGGATTCATTTGAGCGGCAGATTTCTAATGTTAATCTATCTCACAtggatgaaagagagaagaacaTG CGTATTGAGATGGAGAGGAAGACAAAACACCTTGCTGAAAGAGAATTTGAATCAAGTATACAGAAAAAGCAGAGTGAGATACATAGTTTGGAGCCAAAAATCAAAGCTCTTAATAGGGAAAAGGACATCATGGTTGCTGATTCTGAAGACCGAGTTAAACTTTCCATTAGGAAGGCAGAGTTGGAAAATCTCAAAAAGAAGCTTAAAAAGAT AATGGACGAGCACAAGGACAAAATTAGAGGAGTACTGAAAGGAAGGGTTCCTGCAGATAAGGATTTGAAGCAGGAAATAGCTAAGGTGCAAAG AGCTTCCCAAGCAGAATTTGATGACTTGAACTCAAAAGCCCGTGAAGCTGAGAAGGAAGTGAATTTGTTGCAGTTGAAAATACAAGAAGTTAACATTAACCTATCCAAACTACATAAGGATATGGATT CAAGGAGGAGATTCATTGAGTCGAAACTCCACTCATTGGACCAGCAGTCTGTTAGTATTGACTCTTATCCTAAAGCTTTGGATTCTTCCAAGGAGAAAAGAGATGTCCAAAAAAG CAAATATAATATAGCGGATGGTATGAGGCAAATGTTTGATCCATTTGAGAGAGTTGCTCGTGCTCATCATATTTGCCCTTGCTGTGAGCGTCCATTCTCtgctgaagaagaagatgaatttgTTAAAAAG CAAAGAGTGAAAGCTGCAAGCTCCGCAGAGCACATGAAATTGTTGGCTGTGGAATCTTCAGATACTGATTCTCAATTTCAGCAGTTGGACAAACTTCGCATGGTCTATGAAGAGTATACCAAAATTGGCCAGGAATCAATTCCTCTTGCTGAGAAGAGTCTCAGTGAGCTGAATGAAGATTTGGACAGAAAGAATCAAGCTCTTGATGAT ATCTTAGGTGTTCTAGCACAAGTAAAATCGGAGAAGGGCTCAGTTGATGCCTTGATACAACCTGTAGAAACAGCTGACAGGCTCTTCCAAGAAATACAGACCTTGCAGGAGCAGGTTGATGATTTGGAAGACAAGCTTGATTTTCGAGGGCAAGGTGGCAAAACTATGGAGGACATCCAAAGGGAGTTGGACTCTTTGCAACAGACCAA GGATAGTTTGCATAATGATGTGGAAAAACTGAGAGAAGAACAGAGGTACACAGAAATGGATATATCAAGTATCCAGATGAGGTGGCATTCTCTAAGGGAAGAGAAGCTCAGAGCAACTAATACATTGAATGAGCTTAGGAAGGTTGAGGAGGAGTTAGATCGTTTGGCAGAGCAAAAAAATCAGGCTGAGCTTGATGAGAAG CATTTGGCAGAAGCTGCCAGTCAATTAGAGAAGGAGAAAGAAGCATTTTTGAGGCATCATAATGTTTTGAAAGCCAAACTTAATTGCGAATACGAGGAACAGGCAAAACTCAAAGCAAACTACCAACAGGAGGCTGTTAAACTTCTTGAAATTACAGACGAGATAAAGAA GTATCATGCTttaaaaaaaggagagagattGAAGGAGGTGCAGGAAAAGCATAGTCAATCAGAATCTCAATTTCGTAGTTTTGAAGCAAGAAAAGAGGAGATTTCTGTTGAACTGAACAAAATTAAAGATTTGATGCGCAACCAAGATAATGTAAGACGTGGCATTGAGGATAACTTGAACtatagaaaaataaaagctGAAGTGGATGGGCTTGCCCGTGAAATTGAATTATTGGAAGAAGAGATACTGAAAGTCGGTGGGGCTTCTGCAGTTGAGGCTGAGCTTGCAAAGCTCTCTAAAGAAAGGGAGGGACTTCTGTCAGAG TTAAACAGATGCCGTGGCACCATGTCTGTCTATAGAAGCAATATTTCGACAAATCAGATTGATCTTAAACAGGCACAGTACAAGGACATTGATAAACGCTATTTTGATCAGCTAATTCAGCTCAAG ACAACTGAGATGGCAAATAAGGATCTTGACAGATATTACAATGCACTTGATAA AGCACTGATGCGCTTCCACACAatgaaaatggaagaaataaaCAAGATTGTAAGAGAACTGTGGCAACAGACTTACAGGGGACAGGACATTGATTACATAAGCATTCATTCAGATTCTGAAGGAGGTGGTACTAGATCATACAGCTATAAG GTTTTGATGCAAACTGGTGATGCGGAGCTAGAAATGAGAGGAAGGTGCAGTgctggtcaaaag GTCCTTGCCTCACTTATTATTCGGTTAGCACTAGCTGAAACATTTTGCCTCAATTGTGGAATACTAGCACTTGATGAACCAACGACAAACCTAGATGCCCCTAATAGTGAGAGTCTTGCCGCAGCTCTTCTTAG AATTATGGAGGACAGGAAAGGACAGGAAAATTTTCAACTAATTGTTATTACTCATGATGAGCGGTTTGCTCAACTTATTGGTCAACGCCAGCATGCAGAAAAATACTATCGTATAAGCAAAGATGACCA tcAGCATAGCATTATTGAAGCTCAAGAGATATTTGATTGA